In the genome of Danio rerio strain Tuebingen ecotype United States chromosome 23, GRCz12tu, whole genome shotgun sequence, one region contains:
- the phlda3 gene encoding pleckstrin homology-like domain family A member 3, translated as MNQCKVMNDGYLEKRSNGLLQLWKKKRCVLSDEGLRLYGCKGDSGKEMRFEQMTTLDCVEYKRGLVYFTIVMNDGKEVDFRCQQEGTAWNAEIALALVRFKNRVAVQTGRNRHLSHLGSCGEGDVEL; from the coding sequence ATGAACCAGTGTAAAGTAATGAATGACGGGTATCTGGAGAAGAGGAGTAATGGACTTCTCCAGCTGTGGAAGAAGAAGCGCTGCGTTCTGTCAGACGAAGGTCTCCGACTGTACGGCTGTAAAGGCGACAGCGGTAAAGAGATGCGCTTCGAGCAGATGACCACTCTGGATTGTGTGGAGTATAAACGGGGTCTGGTGTACTTCACCATCGTGATGAACGATGGTAAAGAGGTCGACTTCAGGTGCCAGCAGGAGGGAACGGCGTGGAACGCAGAGATCGCGCTTGCGCTCGTGCGCTTCAAGAACCGCGTCGCCGTTCAGACCGGCAGGAACAGGCATTTGTCACATCTGGGCAGCTGCGGGGAAGGAGACGTCGAACTTTGA